A region from the Colwellia sp. PAMC 21821 genome encodes:
- the rpsM gene encoding 30S ribosomal protein S13, which produces MARIAGINIPDRKHAVIAITAIFGIGATRAKAICVATGIAESTKISELDEAQIDLLRAEVDKYTVEGDLRREVSMNIKRLMDLGCYRGIRHRRSLPLRGQRTKTNARTRKGPRKPIKK; this is translated from the coding sequence GTGGCCCGTATCGCTGGCATTAACATCCCTGATCGTAAGCATGCAGTAATCGCCATTACTGCGATCTTCGGTATCGGAGCAACACGTGCGAAAGCAATTTGTGTTGCAACTGGTATTGCAGAGTCAACTAAGATCAGTGAATTGGACGAAGCTCAAATTGATTTGCTTCGTGCAGAAGTGGATAAATACACCGTAGAAGGTGATTTACGCCGTGAAGTTTCAATGAACATTAAACGTCTTATGGATTTAGGTTGTTACCGTGGCATTCGCCACCGTCGCAGTCTTCCATTACGTGGTCAACGCACTAAAACTAATGCGCGCACCCGTAAAGGTCCTCGTAAGCCAATTAAGAAGTAG
- the rplQ gene encoding 50S ribosomal protein L17: protein MRHRKSGRQLNRNSSHRKAMFRNMASSLVKHGLIKTTVAKAKELRMVVEPLITLAKTDSVANRRLAFARTQDKEVVGILFNELGARYQERPGGYTRILKCGFRTGDKAPMAYVELVDRPAVEEAAEVVEEVNAEA, encoded by the coding sequence ATGCGCCATCGTAAAAGCGGTCGCCAGTTAAACCGTAATAGCAGTCATCGTAAAGCGATGTTCCGCAATATGGCAAGCTCTTTAGTAAAGCACGGTTTGATTAAAACGACTGTAGCTAAAGCTAAAGAACTACGTATGGTCGTAGAGCCATTGATTACATTGGCTAAGACCGACAGTGTTGCAAATCGCCGTTTAGCGTTTGCTCGTACACAAGATAAAGAAGTAGTAGGTATTTTATTTAACGAACTTGGTGCACGTTACCAAGAACGCCCAGGTGGATATACTCGCATTTTAAAATGTGGTTTCCGTACTGGTGATAAAGCGCCTATGGCTTACGTTGAACTTGTAGACCGCCCAGCAGTTGAAGAAGCCGCTGAAGTAGTTGAAGAAGTTAACGCAGAAGCATAA
- the secY gene encoding preprotein translocase subunit SecY, whose amino-acid sequence MATPGIDNKAKGGLSELKQRLWFVFGALIVLRLGTFVPIPGIDAAVLAQLFEQQKGTIVEMFNMFSGGALERASVLALGIMPYISASIIMQLLTVMHPAMAELKKEGEAGRRKISQYTRYGTLVLATVQSIAIARSLPGMMPGLVMDAGFGFYFAAVVSLVTGTMFLMWLGEQITERGIGNGISILIFAGIVAGMPSAVGQTAEAARQGELHLLVLLLIGVIIFATTFFVVFVERGQRRIVVNYAKRQQGRKVFAAQSTHLPLKVNMAGVIPPIFASSIILFPGTLASWFGQGEGMVADFLQEVSIAISPGQPLYVMLLAAAIIFFCFFYTALVFNPRETADNLKKSGAFIPGIRPGEQTSKYIDKVMTRLTLAGAMYITFICLVPQFIIMAWDVNFYFGGTSLLIIVVVIMDFMAQVQTHLMSHQYDNVLKKANLKGYGR is encoded by the coding sequence ATGGCTACACCAGGAATTGATAATAAAGCAAAGGGCGGATTGTCTGAGCTTAAACAAAGATTGTGGTTTGTATTCGGTGCACTTATTGTGCTTCGTTTGGGAACATTTGTGCCAATCCCTGGTATTGACGCCGCTGTATTAGCTCAGTTGTTCGAACAACAAAAGGGCACCATTGTAGAGATGTTTAACATGTTCTCTGGTGGTGCACTTGAGCGAGCCTCTGTATTGGCACTTGGTATTATGCCGTACATCTCAGCTTCAATCATTATGCAATTGCTTACGGTTATGCACCCGGCAATGGCAGAATTGAAAAAAGAAGGTGAAGCTGGACGACGTAAGATCAGCCAATACACCCGCTACGGCACTTTAGTTCTAGCGACTGTACAATCAATTGCAATAGCAAGAAGTTTACCGGGGATGATGCCAGGTCTAGTAATGGACGCAGGTTTCGGATTCTACTTTGCTGCGGTAGTAAGTTTGGTTACTGGTACCATGTTTTTAATGTGGTTAGGTGAGCAAATTACTGAACGTGGTATTGGTAACGGTATCTCTATCTTGATATTCGCAGGTATAGTAGCTGGTATGCCGTCAGCTGTTGGTCAAACAGCAGAAGCGGCGCGTCAAGGTGAATTGCACTTATTAGTATTGTTGCTAATTGGCGTAATTATATTTGCTACGACTTTCTTTGTAGTATTTGTGGAACGTGGTCAACGACGTATTGTTGTTAACTATGCTAAACGTCAGCAAGGCCGTAAGGTTTTCGCTGCCCAAAGCACGCATTTACCACTGAAAGTTAATATGGCAGGTGTTATTCCACCAATTTTCGCTTCAAGTATTATCTTGTTTCCAGGCACGCTTGCGAGCTGGTTTGGTCAAGGTGAAGGTATGGTTGCTGATTTCCTACAAGAAGTATCTATTGCTATTTCTCCAGGACAGCCGCTATATGTAATGTTACTTGCAGCAGCGATAATATTTTTCTGTTTCTTTTACACGGCTCTTGTTTTCAATCCGCGTGAAACAGCAGATAACCTGAAAAAATCCGGTGCGTTTATTCCTGGGATCCGTCCTGGTGAGCAAACGTCAAAATATATAGATAAAGTGATGACTCGCTTAACCTTAGCTGGTGCGATGTATATTACCTTTATCTGTTTGGTACCTCAGTTTATTATCATGGCATGGGACGTTAATTTTTACTTTGGCGGAACATCACTACTTATTATTGTAGTTGTGATAATGGACTTTATGGCACAAGTACAGACCCATTTGATGTCTCATCAATATGACAATGTACTTAAGAAAGCAAACCTTAAGGGCTATGGTCGTTAG
- the rplR gene encoding 50S ribosomal protein L18, which produces MDKKTSRLRRAKRSRAKISELGANRLVVFRTPRHIYAQLIAPTGSEVIAAASTLDKEVSAQLEKTGNVEAATAVGKAIAERAVAKGITSVAFDRSGFRYHGRVKALADAAREAGLQF; this is translated from the coding sequence ATGGATAAGAAAACATCTCGTTTGCGCAGAGCTAAACGCTCTCGTGCAAAAATTAGCGAGTTGGGTGCGAATCGTTTAGTTGTATTCCGTACTCCTCGTCATATTTACGCGCAATTGATCGCACCAACAGGTTCTGAAGTAATCGCAGCAGCGTCTACTTTAGACAAAGAAGTTAGTGCTCAGTTAGAAAAAACAGGCAACGTTGAAGCAGCTACGGCTGTAGGTAAGGCAATTGCAGAACGTGCAGTAGCTAAAGGCATCACTAGTGTTGCTTTTGACCGTTCAGGTTTCCGTTACCATGGTCGCGTGAAAGCGTTAGCAGATGCAGCTCGCGAAGCTGGTCTTCAGTTTTAG
- the rpmJ gene encoding 50S ribosomal protein L36, which translates to MKVRASVKKICRNCKVVKRAGVVRVICEEPKHKQRQG; encoded by the coding sequence ATGAAAGTACGTGCATCCGTAAAAAAGATTTGTCGTAATTGTAAAGTTGTTAAACGTGCTGGTGTTGTTCGTGTAATTTGCGAAGAGCCAAAGCATAAGCAACGTCAAGGCTAA
- the rpoA gene encoding DNA-directed RNA polymerase subunit alpha — MQGSVTEFLRPRLVDIETVSATRAKVTLEPLERGFGHTLGNALRRILLSSMPGCAVTEVEIDGVLHEYSSKEGVQEDIIEILLNLKGLAIKLEGKNEAVLTLTKSGEGPVTAADIQHDGDVEIANPTHVICHLTGDGSISMRIKVEMGRGYVPASARRDAEEEDRAIGRLLVDASFSPVVRIAYDVDSARVEQRTDLDKLVLDMETNGTLDPEEAIRRASTILAEQLDAFVELRDVTEVEPKEEKPLFDPILLRPVDDLELTVRSANCLKAEAIQYIGDLVQRAEVELLKTPNLGKKSLTEIKDVLASRGLSLGMRLENWPPESIADND, encoded by the coding sequence ATGCAGGGTTCTGTAACCGAATTCCTTAGACCACGATTGGTTGATATCGAAACTGTTAGCGCTACTCGTGCTAAAGTAACTTTAGAACCATTAGAGCGTGGTTTTGGTCACACTTTAGGTAATGCGTTACGCCGCATTCTTTTATCTTCAATGCCAGGTTGTGCTGTAACTGAAGTTGAAATTGACGGTGTACTTCATGAGTACAGCAGTAAAGAAGGTGTGCAAGAAGACATCATCGAAATACTGTTAAACCTTAAAGGACTAGCTATAAAGTTAGAAGGCAAAAATGAAGCTGTTCTTACCTTAACTAAGTCCGGTGAAGGCCCTGTAACGGCTGCCGATATCCAACATGATGGTGATGTAGAAATTGCAAACCCAACTCATGTAATCTGTCATTTGACAGGTGATGGTTCTATCAGTATGCGTATAAAGGTTGAAATGGGACGTGGTTACGTTCCAGCTTCTGCCCGACGCGATGCCGAGGAAGAAGATCGTGCAATTGGACGTTTGTTAGTTGATGCTTCATTCAGTCCCGTTGTAAGAATTGCCTATGATGTTGATTCTGCACGTGTTGAACAGCGTACAGATTTGGACAAACTGGTCTTAGACATGGAAACTAACGGTACGTTAGATCCTGAAGAAGCAATTCGTCGCGCTTCAACAATTTTAGCTGAACAGCTAGATGCGTTTGTAGAGCTTCGTGATGTAACTGAAGTTGAACCAAAAGAGGAAAAACCACTGTTTGATCCTATTTTGCTTCGTCCTGTTGATGACCTTGAACTTACTGTTCGTTCAGCAAACTGCCTAAAAGCAGAAGCAATTCAATATATTGGCGATTTAGTACAGCGTGCTGAAGTTGAGCTTCTTAAAACACCTAATTTAGGTAAGAAGTCTTTAACTGAAATCAAAGACGTTTTGGCGTCTCGTGGTTTGTCTCTAGGTATGCGCCTAGAAAACTGGCCACCTGAAAGCATAGCTGATAACGACTAA
- the rpsK gene encoding 30S ribosomal protein S11: MAKTPVRTRKRVKKQVADGMAHIHASFNNTIVTLTDRQGNALSWATAGGSGFRGSRKSTPFAAQVAADRAGKAAQEFGLKNIEVFVKGPGPGRESAIRALNAAGFKITNITDVTPIPHNGCRPPKKRRV; the protein is encoded by the coding sequence ATGGCTAAAACACCTGTACGTACGCGTAAACGCGTAAAAAAACAAGTTGCTGATGGCATGGCTCATATCCATGCTTCTTTCAACAACACAATCGTAACTCTTACAGATCGTCAAGGTAACGCCTTATCATGGGCGACTGCTGGTGGTTCAGGTTTCCGTGGTTCACGTAAATCTACTCCATTTGCTGCGCAAGTAGCTGCAGATCGTGCTGGTAAAGCTGCACAAGAGTTTGGCTTGAAGAATATTGAAGTGTTCGTTAAAGGTCCGGGTCCAGGTCGTGAATCTGCTATCCGTGCTTTAAATGCTGCTGGTTTTAAAATCACCAACATTACTGACGTTACACCTATTCCTCATAATGGTTGTCGTCCTCCTAAGAAACGTCGCGTTTAA
- the rplO gene encoding 50S ribosomal protein L15 yields the protein MHLNTLSPAPGSKKAKKRCGRGIGSGIGKTGGRGHKGQKSRSGGSVRPGFEGGQMPLKQRLPKFGFTSRKSLVRAEVRLHELNNITGDVVDIFALKDANLITRNIVAVKIMLSGEITRPITVRGLGVTKGARAAIEAAGGKIEE from the coding sequence ATGCATTTAAATACTTTATCTCCTGCACCAGGGTCTAAGAAAGCCAAGAAACGCTGTGGGCGTGGTATTGGTTCTGGCATAGGTAAAACAGGCGGTCGTGGTCACAAAGGTCAGAAATCTCGTTCTGGCGGTAGTGTACGTCCTGGTTTCGAAGGTGGTCAAATGCCATTGAAACAACGTTTACCTAAGTTTGGTTTCACGTCACGTAAATCTTTAGTTCGCGCTGAAGTACGTTTACATGAACTAAACAACATCACAGGTGATGTTGTCGATATCTTTGCCCTTAAAGATGCTAACTTAATAACACGTAATATTGTCGCAGTGAAAATCATGCTTTCTGGTGAAATCACTCGTCCAATTACTGTACGTGGTTTAGGTGTTACTAAAGGCGCTCGTGCAGCTATTGAAGCTGCAGGCGGAAAAATCGAGGAATAG
- the rplF gene encoding 50S ribosomal protein L6 has protein sequence MSRVAKAHVAVPAGVTITLSGQDITVKGPMGELSHTIHSDVVVSQEESNIITNIVAEAKGAWAQAGTVRSLINNMVEGVSKGFEKKLLLNGVGYRAKAAGKNLNLSLGFSHPVDHAIPEGITVETPSQTEIILKGADKQLVGQTAANIRAYRKPEPYKGKGIRYSDENVRRKEAKKK, from the coding sequence ATGTCTCGTGTTGCAAAAGCACATGTCGCAGTCCCTGCAGGCGTTACTATTACGTTATCAGGTCAAGACATTACAGTTAAAGGTCCAATGGGCGAGTTGTCGCATACGATCCATAGCGATGTAGTTGTTTCTCAAGAAGAGAGCAATATCATCACTAATATCGTTGCTGAAGCTAAAGGCGCTTGGGCTCAAGCCGGTACTGTACGCTCTTTAATCAATAATATGGTTGAAGGTGTAAGTAAAGGTTTTGAAAAGAAATTATTGTTAAACGGTGTTGGTTACCGTGCTAAAGCTGCAGGTAAGAACTTAAACTTATCTTTAGGCTTTTCACATCCGGTTGACCACGCAATTCCTGAAGGAATTACTGTTGAAACTCCTAGCCAAACTGAAATCATACTGAAAGGTGCTGATAAACAGTTGGTCGGTCAAACTGCAGCGAACATTCGCGCATACCGTAAACCTGAGCCTTATAAAGGTAAAGGGATTCGTTATAGCGATGAGAATGTACGTCGTAAAGAAGCTAAGAAGAAGTAG
- the rpsD gene encoding 30S ribosomal protein S4, with amino-acid sequence MARYLGPKLKLSRREGTDLFLKSGVRAIDTKCKIETIPGQHGARRGRLSDYGIQLREKQKVRRIYGVLEKQFRNYYKEAARLKGNTGENLLQLLEKRLDNVVYRMGYASTRAEARQLVSHKAIVVNGVVVNIPSFTVKAEDAVSVREKSKTQARIIAALELAEQREKPVWVEVDNKKLEGVFKRVPDRSDLSAEINEQLIVELYSK; translated from the coding sequence ATGGCTAGATATTTAGGTCCTAAGTTAAAGCTTAGTCGCCGCGAAGGTACAGATTTGTTCCTTAAAAGCGGTGTTAGAGCAATTGACACTAAATGTAAAATCGAAACAATACCAGGTCAACATGGCGCCCGTCGCGGTCGTTTATCTGACTACGGTATTCAACTTCGTGAAAAACAAAAAGTTCGTCGTATATATGGCGTACTAGAAAAACAATTCCGCAACTACTATAAAGAAGCGGCTCGTCTAAAAGGCAATACAGGTGAAAACTTGTTGCAACTTTTAGAGAAACGTCTTGATAACGTAGTATACCGTATGGGCTATGCAAGCACTCGTGCTGAAGCTCGTCAACTAGTTAGCCATAAAGCTATCGTAGTTAACGGTGTTGTTGTTAATATTCCATCTTTCACTGTTAAAGCCGAAGATGCAGTTTCTGTACGTGAAAAGTCTAAAACTCAAGCGCGTATTATCGCTGCTTTAGAATTAGCTGAACAACGTGAGAAGCCAGTTTGGGTTGAAGTAGATAACAAGAAACTTGAAGGCGTTTTCAAACGTGTTCCTGATCGTTCTGACCTGTCTGCCGAAATTAATGAACAGTTGATTGTTGAACTTTACTCTAAGTAA
- the rpsE gene encoding 30S ribosomal protein S5, with protein sequence MANHNQENSQQSDMAEKLIAVNRVSKVVKGGRIFSFTALTVVGDGAGRVGFGYGKAREVPAAIQKAMEKARRNLVTVDLKGTTLQHVVIGKHSGSKVYMQPASEGTGIIAGGAMRAVLEVAGVQNVLSKAYGSTNPINVVRATVSALANMHSPEAVAAKRGKSVSDILG encoded by the coding sequence ATGGCTAATCATAATCAAGAAAACTCACAACAAAGTGATATGGCTGAAAAGCTAATCGCAGTTAACCGTGTATCAAAAGTGGTTAAAGGTGGTCGTATTTTCAGTTTCACAGCACTTACCGTAGTTGGTGATGGCGCTGGTCGCGTTGGTTTTGGTTACGGTAAGGCGCGTGAAGTGCCTGCTGCAATCCAAAAAGCAATGGAAAAAGCACGTCGTAACTTAGTAACCGTTGATTTGAAGGGTACTACTCTTCAGCATGTCGTTATCGGCAAGCACTCTGGTTCAAAAGTTTACATGCAACCAGCTTCTGAAGGTACAGGCATAATCGCCGGTGGCGCTATGCGTGCAGTACTTGAAGTTGCAGGCGTACAGAACGTATTGTCAAAAGCATACGGTTCTACTAACCCAATAAACGTAGTTCGCGCTACTGTTTCTGCTCTTGCGAATATGCATTCGCCTGAAGCTGTTGCAGCAAAGCGTGGCAAAAGCGTTTCAGATATTCTGGGGTAA
- the rpsH gene encoding 30S ribosomal protein S8 — protein sequence MVMMTDPIADMFTRIRNGQSAAKTAVKMPSSKVKVALANLLKEEGYISEFSVSGDAKPELTVELKYFEGKEVIEVIKRVSRPGLRVYKGAQELPKVLAGMGIAIISTSKGLMTDRAARNAGLGGEVLGFVE from the coding sequence ATGGTTATGATGACTGATCCTATCGCGGACATGTTTACACGCATCCGCAACGGTCAATCTGCAGCAAAGACTGCAGTAAAAATGCCATCTTCTAAGGTAAAAGTTGCACTTGCCAACTTACTTAAAGAAGAAGGTTACATTTCAGAATTTTCAGTTTCAGGTGATGCAAAACCTGAGTTAACTGTTGAATTGAAATATTTCGAAGGTAAAGAAGTAATTGAAGTGATCAAACGTGTTTCACGTCCAGGTCTTCGCGTATACAAAGGAGCTCAAGAGCTTCCTAAAGTATTAGCAGGCATGGGTATCGCTATTATTTCTACTTCTAAAGGTCTAATGACTGATCGCGCCGCTCGCAATGCGGGTCTTGGCGGTGAAGTTCTTGGTTTCGTAGAGTAA
- a CDS encoding OsmC family protein — protein sequence MKAQVKWIGEEMFLGTSESGHTIVLDANAGALAPSPLESVLISLGGCSSVDVVSILEKARQNIKGCKVEIEAKRVDSVPKLFSDIHLHFVIEGKEISAKHVERAVSLSADKYCSVALMLNKSVNITHDFEIIEI from the coding sequence ATGAAAGCTCAGGTAAAATGGATCGGCGAAGAAATGTTTTTGGGCACATCTGAAAGTGGCCACACGATTGTATTAGATGCAAACGCTGGTGCTTTAGCACCTAGTCCCCTTGAAAGTGTATTGATATCTTTAGGGGGCTGTTCTTCAGTTGATGTGGTCAGTATTTTGGAAAAAGCTCGCCAAAACATTAAAGGCTGCAAAGTTGAAATTGAAGCTAAACGTGTTGATTCAGTGCCTAAATTATTTTCTGATATACATCTGCATTTTGTAATTGAAGGTAAAGAAATAAGCGCAAAACATGTCGAACGTGCGGTAAGTTTATCTGCTGATAAATATTGCTCTGTAGCATTGATGCTTAATAAGTCGGTTAATATTACTCACGATTTCGAGATTATTGAGATATAA
- the rpmD gene encoding 50S ribosomal protein L30, which yields MAKTVKITQLKSSIGRLPKHRATLKGLGLRRIRHTVELEDTPSVRGMINQVSYMIKVED from the coding sequence ATGGCTAAAACAGTTAAAATAACTCAGTTAAAAAGTTCTATCGGTCGTTTACCGAAGCATAGAGCTACATTAAAGGGTCTTGGTTTACGTCGTATCCGTCATACAGTAGAGTTAGAAGATACTCCATCTGTACGCGGTATGATTAATCAAGTATCTTATATGATTAAGGTGGAGGATTAA
- a CDS encoding phosphoribulokinase — protein sequence MSSRNPIIAVTGSSGAGTSTTTESFEHIFRTLGITSATVEGDSFHRYSRQEMDMEKRKAKEQQLKISYFGDAANDFDALEKLFKDYSETGKGKMRRYLHTFDEAVPYNQMPGTFTPWEELGDGTDLLFYEGLHGGVVTEKNDVAKHVDLLIGMVPIVNLEWIQKIIRDTDKRGHSREAVTQSIVRSMEDYISFITPQFSRTHINFQRVPTVDTSNPFSAKAIPTLDESFVVIRCRESSQLDFPYYLSMIDGSFMSRMNTLVVPGGKMGLAMELLLTPLIKDLMLRKNEANKQLDWMSDL from the coding sequence ATGTCGTCACGCAATCCTATTATCGCTGTTACTGGTTCATCCGGTGCAGGCACTTCTACGACAACAGAATCGTTTGAACATATCTTTCGAACCCTGGGGATTACTTCCGCTACGGTAGAGGGAGACAGCTTTCATCGCTACTCACGTCAAGAAATGGATATGGAAAAGCGTAAAGCAAAAGAGCAACAACTTAAAATAAGCTATTTTGGTGATGCAGCTAATGACTTCGACGCCTTAGAGAAACTATTTAAAGACTACTCGGAAACAGGCAAAGGTAAGATGCGACGTTATTTGCATACATTTGATGAAGCTGTTCCTTATAATCAAATGCCTGGGACTTTTACACCGTGGGAGGAGTTAGGCGATGGCACTGATTTGTTGTTCTATGAGGGACTACACGGCGGCGTTGTAACCGAAAAAAATGATGTTGCTAAGCATGTTGACTTACTTATAGGCATGGTGCCGATTGTAAACTTAGAATGGATACAAAAAATAATACGTGACACCGACAAACGGGGTCATAGTCGAGAAGCTGTGACGCAAAGTATTGTGAGAAGTATGGAAGATTATATTTCTTTTATCACGCCCCAATTTTCACGTACGCACATCAACTTTCAACGCGTTCCGACCGTTGATACGTCTAACCCTTTCAGTGCTAAAGCGATACCGACGTTAGACGAAAGTTTTGTTGTTATTCGTTGTAGAGAATCAAGTCAATTAGATTTCCCTTATTATCTAAGTATGATTGATGGCTCATTTATGTCTAGAATGAACACCTTAGTAGTGCCTGGCGGTAAAATGGGTTTGGCGATGGAGTTATTGCTTACGCCGTTGATTAAAGACTTAATGCTAAGAAAAAATGAAGCGAACAAACAACTAGACTGGATGAGTGATTTGTAG